From a region of the Sporosarcina ureilytica genome:
- a CDS encoding TPM domain-containing protein: MIRFVLRGLIGILLLMAFSFSAVALAADVPAPKGHIYIQDFANVLSAEQKEQLTTYAIQLDDGTTAQLGVLIVPSIGDEPVEEFAVKALREYGLGTKESDNGALLVVTTEPNSSGNRHFFLTTGYGLEGVLPDGKVGRIIDETAMPYLREGRPDLAIMNAYQVFYNEIAKEYDWDGTIETAPIPQSNARGFGISPIIILIIVYLLIRFLSNRGGPGGRGGPGGRGGPGGRRSSRGSGPIFFPGPFGGGSGGFGGGGGFRGGGGGSGGGGGAGRSW, translated from the coding sequence GTGATTCGATTCGTCCTTCGGGGGCTAATTGGCATACTTTTGCTTATGGCATTCTCCTTTTCAGCAGTGGCATTGGCAGCTGATGTTCCTGCACCGAAAGGACATATATATATTCAAGACTTTGCAAATGTACTGTCAGCAGAGCAAAAGGAACAGTTGACGACTTATGCAATCCAACTAGATGACGGAACGACAGCGCAACTTGGTGTGTTAATTGTACCGAGTATTGGTGATGAGCCTGTCGAAGAGTTTGCAGTAAAGGCACTACGAGAATACGGACTTGGAACGAAAGAAAGTGACAATGGCGCATTGCTCGTTGTGACAACAGAACCTAATTCAAGTGGCAATCGGCATTTCTTTTTAACGACAGGCTATGGACTTGAAGGTGTTTTACCGGACGGGAAAGTGGGGCGCATCATAGATGAGACCGCGATGCCTTACTTAAGAGAAGGACGTCCCGACCTAGCAATCATGAACGCCTATCAAGTTTTTTATAATGAAATTGCAAAAGAATATGATTGGGATGGAACGATTGAAACAGCGCCCATTCCCCAATCGAATGCGAGAGGTTTCGGGATCTCTCCAATCATCATCCTCATCATCGTTTACTTACTTATACGATTTCTAAGTAACCGAGGAGGGCCTGGCGGAAGAGGTGGGCCTGGCGGAAGAGGTGGACCTGGCGGAAGAAGAAGTTCAAGAGGTAGTGGACCTATTTTCTTCCCTGGACCATTTGGCGGTGGAAGTGGCGGGTTCGGCGGAGGCGGTGGATTCAGAGGTGGGGGCGGCGGCTCCGGAGGTGGAGGCGGCGCTGGAAGAAGTTGGTGA
- the whiA gene encoding DNA-binding protein WhiA: protein MSFASRTKKELTQIEADECCIRAEVAAFIRMNGALSFSNKKLSLDAQTENAAIARRLYSNLRRLYPYKIELLVRKKMQLKKNNVYICRIRDGAKPLLKDLLILTGTFEFKNEISPTLIEKDCCKRAYLRGAFLAGGSVNNPETSSYHLEIFSIYREHSEALVELMNTYRLNAKSIERKNGYIAYLKEAEKISDFLGVVGAHVGLMKFEDVRIIRDMRNSVNRLVNCETANLNKTIGAAQRQVNNIEFIQRTIGLDQLPERLQEIARLRLEHQDITLKELGELVTGVKVSKSGVNHRLRKIEEIADNLRTGGLGTT, encoded by the coding sequence ATGTCGTTCGCTTCAAGAACTAAAAAAGAATTGACACAAATTGAAGCAGATGAATGTTGTATACGTGCAGAAGTTGCAGCATTTATCCGCATGAATGGTGCACTTTCATTTTCCAATAAGAAATTAAGTTTAGATGCACAGACTGAAAACGCTGCCATCGCAAGGCGACTTTACTCGAATTTGAGGCGACTTTATCCTTATAAAATCGAATTGCTCGTAAGGAAAAAGATGCAATTAAAGAAAAATAACGTATATATTTGTCGAATTCGTGATGGGGCGAAACCGTTATTAAAAGACTTGCTCATCTTAACTGGAACATTTGAATTTAAAAATGAAATTTCACCAACCTTAATTGAAAAAGATTGTTGTAAACGAGCTTATTTACGGGGTGCATTTCTTGCAGGTGGTTCGGTGAATAATCCAGAAACCTCTTCCTATCATCTTGAAATTTTTTCGATTTATAGAGAACATAGTGAAGCACTCGTTGAGTTAATGAACACATATCGTTTAAACGCAAAATCAATCGAACGAAAAAATGGCTATATTGCTTACTTAAAAGAAGCAGAGAAAATTTCTGACTTTCTAGGTGTCGTCGGCGCACATGTTGGGTTGATGAAATTTGAAGATGTACGAATTATACGCGACATGAGAAATAGCGTAAATCGACTCGTTAATTGTGAGACAGCTAATTTAAACAAAACAATTGGCGCTGCCCAACGACAAGTGAATAACATCGAATTTATTCAACGAACAATAGGGCTTGATCAATTACCAGAACGTTTACAAGAGATTGCACGTTTGCGACTAGAACATCAGGATATTACACTAAAAGAACTTGGTGAACTTGTTACAGGTGTAAAAGTAAGTAAATCGGGTGTCAATCATAGATTAAGAAAAATAGAAGAAATTGCGGATAATCTCCGAACTGGAGGACTAGGAACTACATAA
- a CDS encoding gluconeogenesis factor YvcK family protein → MIRSKEKKVVIFGGGTGLSTLVRGLKKFPIDITAVVTVADDGGSSGRLLNEYDIPPPGDVRNVMAALSDVEPLIEKMFQYRFASSESLKGHSLGNLMLAALTNITGDFARAVEQMSHILNIKGKVLPAANQRITLHGELEDGTIVTGESKIPVYGRRIRRVYLTPEEVRPLPETVETIMNADLVVFGPGSLYTSILPTILVRDIRDAVISCSAKKVYICNLTTQAGETLEYTASEHVQALYDHAGEAFIDTVLLNTADFTSLLDCGAYEGPPRPVEHDLEELRKLVPHVVQKDIAVMVDGHIRHKSEKVATWLMDYMENTLNP, encoded by the coding sequence ATGATTCGTTCTAAAGAAAAGAAAGTGGTCATTTTCGGTGGCGGAACAGGGTTATCGACATTAGTCCGCGGGTTAAAGAAATTCCCGATAGACATTACTGCTGTTGTCACTGTGGCGGACGATGGTGGGAGTTCAGGGAGGCTGCTCAATGAATACGATATCCCGCCTCCCGGCGATGTTCGTAACGTAATGGCAGCATTGTCTGACGTAGAACCGCTCATCGAAAAAATGTTTCAATACAGATTTGCAAGCTCAGAAAGTTTAAAAGGGCATTCTCTTGGAAATTTAATGCTGGCTGCCTTGACAAATATTACAGGCGATTTTGCAAGAGCTGTCGAGCAAATGAGTCATATATTAAATATCAAAGGGAAAGTTCTTCCTGCTGCAAATCAAAGAATTACGTTGCATGGTGAACTGGAAGATGGCACAATTGTAACTGGCGAATCTAAAATACCCGTTTACGGAAGAAGAATTCGCCGTGTTTATTTAACACCTGAAGAAGTTCGACCTCTTCCAGAAACTGTAGAGACGATTATGAATGCAGACTTAGTTGTTTTTGGTCCAGGTAGTCTATACACAAGTATATTACCGACAATTCTTGTTAGAGATATTCGGGATGCGGTTATCTCTTGTTCAGCTAAAAAAGTGTATATTTGTAATTTAACAACGCAAGCTGGAGAGACTCTAGAATATACTGCTTCTGAGCATGTCCAAGCTTTATATGACCATGCTGGCGAAGCGTTTATCGATACAGTATTATTAAATACTGCCGATTTTACATCATTGCTTGATTGTGGCGCGTATGAAGGGCCTCCGCGGCCAGTAGAACATGATTTAGAGGAATTAAGAAAGTTAGTGCCTCATGTAGTTCAAAAAGATATCGCAGTCATGGTAGATGGCCATATTCGCCATAAATCAGAAAAAGTAGCGACTTGGCTGATGGACTATATGGAAAACACATTGAATCCTTAA
- a CDS encoding HPr family phosphocarrier protein, producing the protein MAERTVTVNMKPGLQARQAALFVQEANRFSADVFLKRDDRQVNAKSIMGVMSLAIAKGSQITLIAEGNDEEQALASLAELVEKES; encoded by the coding sequence ATGGCAGAAAGAACAGTTACAGTAAATATGAAGCCTGGTTTACAGGCAAGACAAGCAGCGTTATTTGTCCAAGAAGCAAATCGCTTTTCAGCTGATGTATTTTTAAAGAGAGATGATCGACAAGTGAATGCCAAAAGTATTATGGGCGTTATGAGTCTTGCAATTGCGAAAGGATCACAAATTACATTAATCGCGGAGGGTAATGATGAAGAACAAGCATTGGCTTCGCTTGCAGAGCTTGTTGAAAAAGAAAGTTAA